A genomic region of Arachis hypogaea cultivar Tifrunner chromosome 5, arahy.Tifrunner.gnm2.J5K5, whole genome shotgun sequence contains the following coding sequences:
- the LOC140173247 gene encoding secreted RxLR effector protein 161-like: protein MFEMKNAKSVVTPLAPHFRLSSKQSPIRAEDKAYMENVPYASAVSSLMYAMVCTRPDISQAVSVVSRFMANPGKTHWEAVKWILRYLKGTIDTGLCFSGKSCQISGFVDSDYAGDLDRRRSTTDYVYKIQGALISWRSMLQATVALSTTDAEYMAVAEGVKEALWLRNLLDDLGLKQDCVNFEL from the coding sequence ATGTTTGAAATGAAAAATGCTAAATCGGTGGTAACGCCGCTGGCTCCACATTTTAGGCTCTCTAGTAAACAATCTCCCATAAGAGCAGAGGATAAAGCTTACATGGAAAATGTACCTTATGCTAGTGCAGTCAGTAGCctaatgtatgctatggtgtgtacaCGCCCAGATATTTCACAGGCAGTCAGTGTTGTTAGCAGGTTCATGGCAAACCCGGGTAAGACACACTGGGAAGCAGTCAAGTGGATATTAAGATACTTGAAGGGTACCATTGACACAGGTTTATGCTTTAGTGGAAAATCATGTCAAATCAGCGGCTTTGTTGATTCTGATTATGCTGGTGATCTAGATAGAAGACGTTCTACGACTgattatgtatataaaatacaaggtgCTCTAATTAGTTGGCGATCGATGTTACAAGCTACAGTGGCACTATCTACTACAGATGCTGAGTATATGGCAGTAGCAGAAGGGGTGAAAGAAGCATTGTGGCTAAGGAATCTTCTAGATGATTTGGGATTGAAGCAAGATTGCGTGAATTTTGAgttgtga
- the LOC112803795 gene encoding uncharacterized mitochondrial protein AtMg00810-like, with amino-acid sequence MGSLHYFLGIQVTNTSSGGLCLTQHKYIKELMKKANIVWCIFCHTPLPSTAKLSDFGGAKFHDPALYRSIIGNHQYLTVTKLEISYIIGLAPDDKKSTSGYCVFLGSNLVSCASRKQTTVAKSSIETKYRSMADLVAELMI; translated from the exons ATGGGAAGCCTGCATTATTTCCTTGGAATTCAAGTGACAAATACAAGCAGTGGTGGCTTATGTCTCACTCAGCATAAGTATATAAAGGAACTAATGAAAAAGGCTAACATAGTGTGGTGCATCTTTTGTCACACTCCCTTACCATCTACAGCCAAATTGTCAGACTTTGGTGGTGCTAAGTTTCATGACCCTGCACTTTATAGATCCATAATTGGCAATCACCAATACCTAACTGTGACAAAGCTTGAGATATCTTATATT ATTGGGCTGGCTCCTGATGATAAGAAGTCAACCAGTGGCTACTGTGTCTTTCTAGGGTCAAACCTAGTATCTTGTGCTTCAAGGAAGCAAACTACAGTTGCAAAGTCTAGCATTGAGACAAAATATAGAAGCATGGCAGATTTAGTTGCTGAGCTGATGATTTAG